Part of the Betaproteobacteria bacterium genome, CAGGGCCTGGAAAAGGCGGGCCACCGGGTGGTGGCCGAAGTGCAATCCACCGTGAAACTGTCGCGACTGGTGGCTGAGTTACTGCCGGACGTCATCATCATCGATACGCATTCTCCGGACCGCGACACCATCGAACACCTCTGCGTGATCAGCCAGGACACGCCGCGGCCGATCGTGATGTTCTCTGCCGACGGCAACACGGAGAAGATCCGCGAAGCGGTGCGCGCAGGCGTGAGCGCCTATGTCGTGGATGGACTCGCGGCGCAGCGCGTCCAGCCGATTCTCGACGTGGCGATTGCGCGTTTCGAAGCGCTGCAGTCATTGCGCAACGAACTCGAGGATACGCAGATCCAGCTCGCAGATCGCAAACGCATAGACCGGGCGAAGGGCATTCTCATCAAGCAGAAAAATCTGTCCGAAGAAGAGGCCTACCAATGGCTGCGCAAGATGGCGATGGACGAGAACCTGAAGCTTGCCGCGGTCGCGGAGCATGTGATTCGGGCAGCCAGGTTGCTGCTTTGACGACCGGCCGACAGCAATGCGCGGCAATCCTGCACGGTCCCTCAGCGGGAGTTGATTTGGTGCGTTACTGCAACGACGCGCACACGAACGGGGCGGCCGACGCGTTCAGTCACAAGGCGCCAAGTGCGTATGGTTGCGAAGAATCCGTATTAAGGACATAGGGTTAGTGTGTTTCGCCAGTGGTGGCACGCAGATTGCCTTTAGGTAAGCGCGATCGTTGACGTGATGCCCAACGATGGGCCGAGCGCGAAAGGTTTTCTTGCGTTGAACCGACGAAGGTTTGGCGCGATGGATAAAGACGTCCATGAGATGCGAGTTCGACTCGCACACATGGACGTTTTTTTTGTCTTCAAACTTTGCGGGGTGCAAATGAAGCAGCAAGCTGATTCCATACCAAAGGCCGTCATCGAAAAGGCGCAAAGTCCGACGCGCCGCCACTTCATCAAGCATTCCGGGGTTCTTACCGCGTCGGCTCTGATGGGCATGGTACCCGCAGCGGTGCGCCAGGGCGCTTGGGCGGCGGGTTCAGACGCACCGGAGAAAACGGAGCTAAGGATCGGAT contains:
- a CDS encoding ANTAR domain-containing protein, which gives rise to MLRVMVVDEDNERREVLRQGLEKAGHRVVAEVQSTVKLSRLVAELLPDVIIIDTHSPDRDTIEHLCVISQDTPRPIVMFSADGNTEKIREAVRAGVSAYVVDGLAAQRVQPILDVAIARFEALQSLRNELEDTQIQLADRKRIDRAKGILIKQKNLSEEEAYQWLRKMAMDENLKLAAVAEHVIRAARLLL